Below is a window of Watersipora subatra chromosome 11, tzWatSuba1.1, whole genome shotgun sequence DNA.
gtgtggcaattcatagacaatacaacattgattaagaaatacctacctttttatgtagaaatgtagtaggtgagaactgcgttttcccgtgaccgcaagaaatcaaCGTTCGTGTGACCTTcgcggtacacgttggcagtaaatattaatcgcatgtaaattgctattcattaatttattttatttaatgattagtacatttgtatagctgtataggctgcCAAACTCATAACGGTGCTTGTTAACATGGCAGCaaatttgctgtttcaaacgtgccagtgtcgttgggcgccgtaaagaggcgcgcgctaaccggagatgacgtgtttttgtgtaaaaccgatgaataggttatgtatagaggcgtgtactaaccggagattctcgttaatgcgccctagatacttagtagcggctaatagtccgaaaagtacggtactctataaagcggacagacagatacacagatagatagacagacaacgattgtcgtttatatagtagattacatgtatgtgtatttatTTTACGTATTTATCTTTCCTTGGCACGAGGCACTTACTGTAGCATTACATTATATGCTTTATCTCTTGTTGTGTAGGGTAATGCTAGTGTAGCGTCGTGTGTTGCGTTGTGTCATGCGTAAAGCTGTTCTCACAACGGGGTTAGTGTTGCCAAAGGTTTCATAAAAGTAGCAAATAATACAAATTTTCAAACCGATAAGAATCATACCTAAATTTCTGTTATTTTATTCGGAACACTTGTGACACGTTATATAGCAACAGAAAGTTCATAGACTGAAACATATGTTGGTAAATGTAGTATGATGGTGTCATGGAATAGGAAAAAAACTATAATTTCTGGTAAAGCATTTTGAAATTTGATGTAAGGGACCCTTTAGTATAAGATATCACTTCACAAGTACGTATATCATGTAAGTGTGtataagtacatacatgtaagtacatgtaaatttgtATGGCATGTAAGTACATATAGCATGTAAGTGCGTATAGCGTGTAAGTGTGTATAGCATGTAAGTACATATAGTGTGTAAGTGCGTATAgtgtgtaagtacatatatatagcatGTAAGTGTGTATAGCATGTAAGTGCGTATAGCATGTAAGTGCGTATAGCGGATAAGTGCGTATAGTGTGTAAGTGCGTACCCCATGTAAGTGCGCTTTCTTGATTTCTGAATGAAAGTTCAATTACATTCAATATATgtgataatattattatcacCAAGAGTACTCCAGCAGTTCGGCTGGCCTTGAAAGATCATCAGGCATAATAATGAACTTTGTAATCTTTGAAGCAAATGCTGACACAGTCGATTGGAGCCGGTAGTTAAAGCACATCAAGTAGATTAATATTGTTTCaacttattcaggttcttcaatatcttggctttcaaatgagccattgtttggcatggtgagacagacattggttagtgtttatcctttgttttttttgtgacgtcattctatcattgtctgccatctttatggacaacctttatcattaaaaacacgaagcttctgcgattaattattgcaaacaatgctttttatagcaaattttttattttagtatcaacaCAACGctgaaaaatactattaatcaagagaatgacgatagTTTTCTCCAAAAATGGTGGCTTTTTGTGGacaagcgcatgtgcaaacggggTGATGATGTAAAAAACTGATggataggatttccccagagctctaccataAAGATGTTCAATGGTATAAGCTCGCAAGTTGTGgcatcacaattttcatattcggtgttgtgtgctcttaccgcttatttatcaactacgataatgaggCAAGTGGCacgcgaaggtaggacaactccagagaaacAATGAAGATTACAAAGGAatgtgtcattagctctccaagtacagattatttttataataaatagctcagattccaagcaccatatgATGTGTCCCGATGCTATTATATACTAGCCCactatttttattgtgatgttgaggatCACGAATgaagctaattaatttcaagcattacGAGATCTCGCAAGAGTGCAAtctacatatagtcctagggccacgccactgcaggtcacaatttaatcgatgtaatTTCATTACtcttatcaacgacagtatatctATTAAAgtataatcatatttagaaagcgATACGAATtatataaaacgatgtgataataattgctatgaatgtttaaaatgaacgaaaggatgaaaaaagcaaactctaataATTACCCAAAATCTATTTACCcaaaacatgtgtttgtattggtcgggcgttagcacgatccccgggcattgttgattatttagaatcctagtttattattagcggcccctgggtttaagagcaccgattgtcacaaaaAAGCGCAGTCtcaatggcagtgaaagggatcaacgacctaaggctaaatgctaattatgacatcacattgtgggaaccacaaccaagtgtttgttattgcaggacatacttttgacaccctgttttttatagctctattattctttgtgtattgaatataggctcattcgaaagccaagactcagAAGTACTGAAATGTGtgataaaagtactgatatagTTGATGTGCTCTATAAGTGAATGTCTAGCAAGCTgaaagtcatgagttcaaatcctgtcaaaagcaatatttttctaACCTTTCAACGTGGCTTATGTACACATGCTTAACAAGTGTACATGGCTATTGTTATATCAAAGATTCTtcttcaaaaatttttaaaatatttttatttggtttacgTCACAGATATATACATAAGCATGGCCTATTCCGATCATTACATACACTTGGCatcaaaataaatcaaaatgcAACATTTTATGCTCAAAGACAGGCCCAGAGAAATATTCACAACATATTTGGCTTATCATTCCAAATGCAAACTAACTATTTAGGCTGATAGTAGGCGCAAAAAAATCTTACGGCATGAAAGGAAGGAATTGCTCCACACTTCATTTGGCAACATTACCATAAATGCATACGCAGCTACTTTTGTCTTCAGCTCATTGAGCACTCTCTATCAGGCAGCAAAGCAGCAGGTCAGTGCAACCCGCTAGACACCAACAGTTCAACCCACTAGACACTATCAGTGCAACCCACGAGACACCATCAGTTCAACCCACTAGACACCATCAGTTCAACCCACTAGACACTATCAGTGCAACCCACCTGGCAGCATTGAGTCAGCACGACATGAAAGCGGTTATGATGTTTATTATTATCTCAGGTAAACTCTTTGTTTTGGCATAGCACTTGGGTGTTTTCTAATGCCGCTCTTTTATTTACCAAGTTTACTGAGAAACTTGCAAAGATTTTAgtagagtttgcaaaaaaattttggtattattttattatttgtgattgcttctgatgtttgagttgatctggctgccaggatgctttaaaattaaaatctacaaaacttgatcatggttaaatcGTTCAGAAGctatacatagacatatgtacatacgtatatactacATGAAGACACTGGTATTTTTTGTGTTGTTAGCGGTGTTTATAGGTttagaaaacaaatatattttaattactgAATTCGCTGGTGTTTGTTACAGCGCTGATCAGCCAGTTAGATGCGATTAGATGTTATTCATGCGCAACTTGCAGCAAACCAACTGGAGTGACAAACTGCGGAGAAAATGTCATGGGATGCACTAAGGTTGATGTGAATGGAGTTGGTAGAAagtccatctatatatatataaatctgagtCTTTGTGTGTACTTTAGTTTGttcagctattaaaatctcTGAACTGAAAGCTAGCTGCGTGCTAGGTTTGAACTCTTGGAGATTGCAACCTCAAGGTTCAAACCACACATTTAACCCCTGAGCTATACAATCCTTAGTATTCTTTCACTCTTATCATAAACACATGCTAAAtttgcacttttgattattaactaatacgAATTTTTGAATTTATTATCTTTTGAAATCatttaaaaactagtttttgcTACCATCACCTATTttgttaatttgtaatttttaaatgtgctatttcaatttcaactgcGTCGCTACacttctatttccagtttttcgttcaattgctaaatcggtaaaggCTAATCATTTTCACGCAGACATCTGTATTATGGAGTAAGAATagcttctacattctctctccgtttggtcagacaatgtaccagacaaagacagtctgatatctcagTTTTACAGTTGTACCTGTATTGAGCGGTACCaatatcatcgtattcaaagttttgaaggATAGCTCCTGGTGGAACGGTAACCTTTTTTTATGCGCACACttatatgcaagaattgctattattaattcaacatattcaggatttttattttgtttgttcagTTTGTAGTAATTGTAAcgttaccaaatcatcttttattgtaatcgtagcaaaacagacgtAATTTTGCTGTTccatgctaattatttcacattagcatttaaacacttttctagtttttatagtatttcttaatttatttgacctgcacaaaatatttttctcatgatataaagtttgaaagttgcagttgtttgacaaaactggtaaacttttacagttgttttatttctttctctttatttatttaaaatttatatatatatatataatatgtatgtatattaatatatataatatatatataacttaatatatacaatttatatatataatatatatataaatataatataatataataatatatatataatatatataattatatatatatatataattatatatatatattattatatatatattatatttatatatatattatatatatataatataaatttttgactAATGATATTAAAGTTTAtcctaaaaaacaaaatttggcTCATTAAACATTATTTGttaatcatataaaacaatataattcTGTTAACTTATACTATCTTTATATTAACACATGTTATAAGCCCTGTTAACATATCCTGCTAGCTCTATATTAGCAGATATTATAGTTATGCTATCATACAGGGCTGTCTctatattaacataattatgGTTATTGTACAAAATTGCAGATATCACCATGTCACGTATATGCATATCACATGGATGTTTTAATGTTTCATTGATTTAGAGCTTCAAGGATTTAAAACAACGCTAATTAAATGTACCTTAGATGTACATTAACTACAGTATTTTTAGTTATACAAAATTTAATTTAGTCTATAATTAGATATATGATGGTTTTGCAGTTGGCAGAAGCTGTGGTACAAGCTGCTATGCTGGCTGCCAGGCAGAAAAAAGTGGATGGATGGAAATGATTACATGCAGCTGTGAAGGAGATCTGTGCAATGCTGCCGAGACAGTCACCATCTCATTCTTTGTTTTTGCGGCAGCTTTTCTCGCTGCCAGACTGTACAACTAGTCAATCTTATAAGATTCTGCCAGACATCTTTCACTCAGTGTTTGTGACAGCAGCTAAGTTCTGATTGCCCTTTTGAAGTTTGTATTATCTATTCACTCATTAGTCactaaaaagtttattttattattttgtttttagttttcatgtcATTTTGCACATTTATGAAACAACTTTCATATTTGTATCATAGAACTTTGCATCTCAAatcattgtttattaatattatggCATTccaataaatgtttttgttacttGCTTCGCATTTGCTAGACTCTGGTTAACCCTCAGCAGAAATGGCTTCCTGCATATCCAGCAGAAATAGGAGTTGTTTGACCTTTGTGGCTTCACTTCTGCAATTTGTTTTACCGATAAATAAATTTGGTTCAAATGGGCTTACAGATATAAGAGACAACCAATTAGTCAGAATACAAACTCTATAGAATATTAttattgagaagacaactaccagaATTCAGAAAACTAGTGCAAAACATAGATTAGGTAGGTACAAgtgcatacaatgtatatcactatgtttctatgaacTACTGAGAGTGTGAGTTAGCAAAATGAACAACTTTCTTTTAAACCAGCTGACCTACAAGATAACTTGTCTGCTATGTTGTCCGCTACAAATCAACCAGTTTGCTTAGCCTTCGAATCAGCTGCTATAACCGGAGGCTTTGTTTTATGTGTGATGTCTATACTGCATTCCTTTGTTATAACCCAAACTGTGTGATCAATCTTGAGGTGACGAGTGGATGATACACCTGTCACCGGAATAGTCACCTCAAGAATCACCTGAAGAGTCACCTCAAGAGTGCAGTAGTACAAAACAGACCTTTCGTGTCCTGTCGTGACTCCAGAGAGAGACATCAACATAGACAAATATAAGTAATGTTAACCTATTCCAAAGCTCTCTCAAATATCAGTGCAGCTCCAACCTATAATGTTGTCCACTACTAGTAGCACATTTAGCCTATGCTCCACTAATTAACCTTTAACTTACAGCATAGTATTTGTGTATGACTTGATTATCCTAGGCTTTTCATCCTTCAATTTTTCCACAAAGTACAATTTGATCTTGTAATGAAATTACATTTTCGTTAAAAGGTTTAGTTGAATGTATTACCGTTGACCTAGGTTGTTGCCACATAATGGTGTTGCTACATAATGGTGTTCCTATGTAATGGCCATTTTGCTAACTCCAGTATTAGTGAGTGTCTCATAGTCTTTTTTCTGAGTTGATAAAATTCTATGAATGCTGGTAAAGCATTTGTTATGAGTTTGTCGTGAGTTTGTCGTGAGTTTGTCGTTAGTTTGTGTTGAATTTGTCGCGCGTTTGGCGTTGAATTAGTCATTAGTCGTTGAATGTATGCAAAGTATTGGTAAAACAAAACAGTTGGAATGGCACCTTGTTGATGATCTATCAAAAATACATCTATAGTTTTTGGTGCTTGAACAAAATTCTATCTCTTGCATGACGTTATTTCCAAAGCTATGCTCAAACA
It encodes the following:
- the LOC137408632 gene encoding uncharacterized protein — encoded protein: MDRISPELYHKDVQWYKLASCGITIFIFGVVCSYRLFINYDNEASGTRRQQSSRSVQPARHQQFNPLDTISATHETPSVQPTRHHQFNPLDTISATHLAALSQHDMKAVMMFIIISALISQLDAIRCYSCATCSKPTGVTNCGENVMGCTKVDVNGVVGRSCGTSCYAGCQAEKSGWMEMITCSCEGDLCNAAETVTISFFVFAAAFLAARLYN